The following coding sequences are from one Loxodonta africana isolate mLoxAfr1 chromosome 18, mLoxAfr1.hap2, whole genome shotgun sequence window:
- the LOC100673025 gene encoding LOW QUALITY PROTEIN: testis-expressed protein 19 (The sequence of the model RefSeq protein was modified relative to this genomic sequence to represent the inferred CDS: inserted 1 base in 1 codon) — MCPPASMPYLWEGMSYLHKSWMYQLQHGPQLQVCFMCFKSAFLKLRELLQLEDWDSEPVEFMEAGPEQWGDLGMGPSWGQGQGQLAEGSSGHGGPGALAPAQVGSEGLGTXHFVPTELLPQDAVPLALGLEDASWTRGLPWRLEVPPACPLWHSLPPPWQGFLKVEVPPGEPLVLELGCLDPAEAENWLLDLKVIAMVGGFEAIYFRKMAPNKAL; from the exons ATGTGTCCCCCAGCCAGCATGCCTTACCTGTGGGAGGGCATGTCTTACCTGCACAAGTCCTGGATGTATCAGCTTCAACATGGTCCTCAGCTGCAGGTCTGTTTCATGTGTTTCAAGTCTGCCTTTCTGAAACTCAGAGAGTTACTGCAACTTGAAGACTGGGATTCTGAACCAGTGGAGTTCATGGAGGCAGGCCCTGAGCAGTGGGGGGACCTGGGGATGGGGCCGAGCTGGGGGCAGGGTCAAGGGCAGCTTGCAGAGGGGAGCTCTGGCCATGGGGGACCTGGGGCCCTGGCGCCTGCCCAGGTGGGGTCGGAGGGGTTGGGCA TCCATTTTGTGCCCACCGAGCTGTTGCCTCAGGATGCGGTGCCCCTGGCCCTGGGCCTAGAAGATGCCAGCTGGACTCGCGGGCTCCCCTGGAGACTTGAGGTACCTCCTGCCTGCCCACTCTGGCACAGCCTCCCTCCCCCGTGGCAGGGCTTCCTCAAAGTGGAGGTTCCcccaggggagcccctggtgctaGAGCTGGGCTGTCTGGACCCTGCCGAGGCTGAGAACTGGTTGCTGGACCTGAAAGTCATCGCCATGGTGGGCGGCTTCGAAGCCATCTACTTCCGCAAGATGGCGCCCAACAAGGCCCTGTGA
- the TEX19 gene encoding testis-expressed protein 19 produces MCPPVSMPYLWEGLSYLHQSWVYQLQHGPQLQVCFTCFNSAFVELREFLELEGWEDEDWDSEPMEFTEAGAEQGGHLGVGLSCGPGQGHLEEEGSGDGVPGAPAPASEELEELDMYFHFVPTELLPQDAVPLALGLEDANWTQGLPWRLQVPPTCPHWPTVPPLWQGFLKVDLPPKVDLPPEEPMVLELGCTQALDPAKAESWLLDLKVIALVGCFDAVYLRKMAPNKALRTPGQVWKLLLEPEELWMVKYQDAPQQQDLHRWKLSILESSSPGQNEELVPADTALRKWGFTILSYSPLVSRDPKQGDSASTPPPSTQGQEPSTTETWGSGPGENLAVAGASALGELPGVQPLSRGPQN; encoded by the coding sequence ATGTGCCCCCCGGTCAGCATGCCTTACCTGTGGGAGGGCTTGTCCTACCTGCACCAGTCCTGGGTATATCAGCTTCAGCACGGCCCTCAGCTGCAGGTCTGCTTCACGTGCTTCAACTCTGCCTTTGTGGAACTCAGAGAGTTTCTGGAGCTGGAAGGCTGGGAAGATGAAGACTGGGATTCCGAACCAATGGAGTTCACAGAGGCAGGTGCTGAGCAGGGGGGGCACCTGGGGGTGGGACTGAGCTGTGGGCCGGGCCAAGGGCACCTTGAAGAGGAGGGCTCTGGGGATGGGGTCCCTGGGGCCCCAGCACCTGCCTCGGAGGAGTTGGAGGAGTTGGACATGTACTTCCACTTTGTGCCCACCGAGCTGTTGCCTCAGGACGCGGTGCCTCTGGCCCTGGGCCTGGAAGACGCCAACTGGACTCAGGGGCTCCCCTGGAGACTTCAGGTACCTCCTACCTGCCCGCATTGGCCGACCGTCCCTCCCCTGTGGCAGGGCTTTCTCAAAGTGGATCTGCCCCCAAAAGTCGATCTGCCCCCAGAGGAGCCCATGGTGCTGGAGCTGGGTTGTACCCAGGCCCTGGACCCTGCCAAGGCTGAGTCCTGGTTACTGGACCTGAAGGTCATTGCCTTAGTGGGCTGCTTTGATGCTGTCTACCTCCGCAAGATGGCGCCCAACAAGGCCCTGCGAACACCAGGCCAGGTCTGGAAACTGCTGCTGGAGCCTGAGGAGCTGTGGATGGTGAAGTATCAAGATGCACCCCAGCAGCAGGACCTGCACCGGTGGAAGCTGAGCATTCTGGAATCTTCCTCCCCAGGGCAGAACGAAGAACTGGTGCCTGCAGACACAGCCCTGCGGAAGTGGGGAttcaccattctctcctattcgcCCTTGGTCAGTAGGGACCCCAAGCAGGGGGACTCAGCATCTACACCACCACCCTCCACACAAGGACAGGAGCCCAGCACCACCGAGACCTGGGGCAGCGGGCCTGGGGAGAACCTGGCTGTCGCTGGAGCCTCGGCCTTGGGGGAGCTGCCCGGTGTCCAGCCCCTCAGTCGAGGACCCcaaaactga